One genomic segment of Candidatus Woesearchaeota archaeon includes these proteins:
- a CDS encoding phage antirepressor protein — protein MTDSGKALVVFQSKKIRRSWFKDEWHYSLVDIVQALTDSANPTDYLKKLRKRDEELGSYLGTNCPHVEMLTETGKNRQVLAGNTKD, from the coding sequence ATGACAGATTCAGGGAAAGCATTAGTTGTATTCCAAAGTAAGAAAATACGAAGAAGTTGGTTTAAAGATGAGTGGCATTATTCTTTGGTTGATATAGTCCAAGCTTTAACAGATAGTGCTAATCCTACTGATTATCTGAAAAAACTGCGTAAAAGAGATGAAGAGCTTGGAAGTTACCTAGGGACAAATTGTCCCCATGTAGAAATGCTGACTGAAACTGGCAAAAATAGACAAGTTCTTGCAGGTAATACAAAAGACG